From the Leptospira kirschneri serovar Cynopteri str. 3522 CT genome, one window contains:
- a CDS encoding enoyl-CoA hydratase/isomerase family protein, producing the protein MNESSIVLYSTEKEIAVLLLNRPEKRNAISKELLSTLYKNILKAKKEKSIRGLVIGGIGPSFCAGADLKERTTMSPKEVKRFLEDLKNCFLELENFPYPTVAALDGDAFGGGLELALCCDLILLKNDIRIGLTETRLGIIPGGGGTQRLSRRIGIAKAKEMIFTGKTIDAQTALDFGIANSIWHDSSLPAAKMLAEEIASQCAPIALQLAKKAITEGYGQDIRKALITESKYYNNTLNTEDRLEALKAFQEKRKPIFKGK; encoded by the coding sequence ATGAACGAATCTTCTATAGTCTTGTATTCCACAGAAAAAGAAATCGCGGTTCTACTTTTAAATAGACCCGAAAAAAGAAATGCAATCAGCAAAGAACTTCTTTCCACACTTTACAAAAACATTCTAAAAGCAAAAAAAGAAAAATCCATTCGCGGTCTTGTTATCGGCGGTATCGGTCCTTCCTTTTGTGCAGGAGCGGACTTAAAAGAAAGAACGACCATGTCTCCTAAGGAAGTGAAACGTTTTTTAGAAGATCTTAAAAATTGTTTTTTGGAATTGGAAAATTTTCCATATCCTACGGTTGCCGCTCTGGACGGAGACGCATTCGGAGGAGGTTTGGAGCTTGCACTTTGTTGTGATTTGATTCTTCTTAAAAACGATATTAGAATCGGACTTACAGAAACTCGTTTAGGAATTATTCCTGGAGGAGGAGGAACTCAAAGACTTTCACGTAGAATTGGAATCGCAAAAGCGAAAGAAATGATTTTTACGGGCAAGACAATTGACGCACAAACCGCTTTAGATTTCGGAATCGCAAATTCCATCTGGCACGATTCCTCCCTTCCCGCAGCAAAAATGTTAGCTGAAGAAATCGCATCTCAATGTGCACCAATCGCACTTCAGCTTGCAAAGAAAGCAATTACGGAAGGTTATGGTCAGGACATACGAAAAGCTCTCATAACCGAAAGTAAATACTATAACAATACCTTAAATACGGAAGATCGGTTGGAGGCACTCAAAGCGTTTCAGGAAAAACGAAAACCGATTTTTAAAGGAAAATAA
- the dcd gene encoding dCTP deaminase has product MILTGKEIQRRIGNDIVITPYSEKQLNPNSYNLRLHEELLVYTELPLDMKKPNPAEKLVIPESGLLLKPGVLYLGRTLEFTETHNLVPMLEGRSSIGRLGMLVHVTAGFGDVGFKGFWTLEISVIQPLIVYPGVEICQIFYHTLEGQITEYTSGKYQANRGIQTSMLYKDFEK; this is encoded by the coding sequence ATGATTCTTACTGGAAAAGAAATTCAAAGACGAATCGGCAATGATATTGTAATTACTCCTTATTCAGAAAAACAACTCAATCCAAATTCTTACAATCTAAGACTTCATGAGGAACTTCTAGTATACACCGAACTTCCTCTGGATATGAAAAAACCAAATCCCGCCGAAAAGTTGGTCATTCCTGAATCGGGTCTTTTGTTAAAACCGGGTGTATTGTATCTAGGTAGAACTTTAGAGTTCACCGAAACTCACAATTTAGTACCTATGCTTGAAGGACGATCTTCTATTGGAAGACTGGGAATGCTCGTTCATGTTACTGCAGGATTCGGCGATGTAGGTTTTAAGGGATTTTGGACTTTGGAAATTTCTGTTATCCAGCCTCTTATCGTTTATCCGGGTGTGGAAATTTGTCAGATTTTTTATCATACACTAGAAGGACAAATAACAGAATATACTTCCGGAAAATACCAAGCCAATCGAGGTATTCAAACTTCTATGTTATATAAAGATTTTGAAAAATAG
- a CDS encoding DUF2147 domain-containing protein — MNKSKLIAIFFAFALISTPAFAGEEDAILGKWWNKEKDAQVDVHKCGTKICGKIVWLKEPAYPADSKEGTPGSPKVDVHNKDENLRTRPILGLVFLTGFSYEGEQIWTGGRVYDPKGGKTYDGRLTLRNADTLDLKGGYKVGFMMIGKESTWTRVK, encoded by the coding sequence ATGAATAAGTCTAAATTGATCGCAATTTTTTTTGCGTTCGCATTGATTTCAACGCCGGCATTTGCAGGCGAAGAAGATGCAATTCTTGGAAAATGGTGGAATAAGGAAAAAGACGCACAAGTAGACGTACATAAATGCGGAACTAAAATTTGTGGAAAAATCGTCTGGTTAAAAGAGCCTGCTTATCCAGCGGATAGTAAGGAAGGTACTCCGGGTTCTCCAAAAGTAGACGTACATAATAAAGATGAAAATCTTCGTACTCGTCCTATTTTAGGCTTAGTTTTTCTTACCGGTTTTTCCTACGAAGGAGAACAAATTTGGACCGGAGGAAGAGTTTACGATCCAAAAGGTGGTAAAACCTATGACGGTAGACTTACTTTAAGAAATGCTGATACTCTCGATTTAAAAGGCGGCTATAAAGTCGGCTTTATGATGATCGGAAAAGAATCGACTTGGACCAGAGTTAAATAA